The following nucleotide sequence is from uncultured Campylobacter sp..
ATTCATAATGCGCTTGTTTTGATTCGCCATCAATACCTTGCGCGAAAACGATACTGGAATTCTGCGTTCGCCTAGCTCCACATATAAAATTGCCCCGATAGTAGCCAGGATAATTAGCACGATCGCGATTAGCTTTAAAACGTTCATTTCGCCGGTATTTACTAAATTTACAGTACTTCCGATCGCTCTAGGGATGGCACTTACGATACCTGCAAAGATAATAAGGCTGGTGCCGTTACCGACGCCGCGCTGCGTAATCTGCTCGCCGATCCACATCAAAAGCATGGTGCCTGCCAGCATCGAAATGCACGAGATAAAAACAAACTCGTTGGTATTTTCAGCCATTATCGCAGGCGCTCCGGTCTGTCCGTGGATGCCCTGTAAGCCGATGCTAACGCCGATGGATTGGACCATAGCGATTGCGATTGTAGCATATCGGATGATCTGCATATATTTCTGCATACCGTCGCGCTCTTTTTTGAGTTTGCCTAAATTTGGAAAGGTTGCTGCAAGCAGCTCCATAATGATCGAAGCGGTAATATAAGGCATGATGCCTAGCGAGATAACGCTGAATCGCTCCGCCGCGTTACCGCTAAACATATTAAACATTCCAAAAGCGTTGTTGCTATTGTTTTGAAAAAATTGCTTTATAACCTCAACGTCCACTCCCGGAACCGGCACGTAAGCTAGCAACCTATAGGCAAAAAGAAAGCCCAAAGTAATGAGAATTTTGTTGCGTAGCGATTTATTCATTATTTTTGTCCGCTAGACTTTACATTCTCGTCTTTGATCTTGCTAGCGAGCGCTTTTGCGCCTACGCCGATCAGCTTGATCTTTTTAACGGAATTTGAAATTTTATGAACGGATTTGATGCTTTCGATCGTGATCTCACTAAGATCTTTGATAGCTTCGATTTTATCGACATTGATCACGTAAGGCTTTTCAAATTTAGAAGTAAAACCTACCTTTGGAAGCCTTCGCTGAATCGGCTGCTGACCGCCCTCGAAGCCTCTTTTTTCATGAGAGCCGGTACGCGCGGTCTGACCCTTGCCGCCGCGACCCGCAGTTTTACCTAGGCCGCTTCCTTGACCGCGACCCAAGCGCTTAGTAGCGTGAGTCGAGCCTGGGGCTTTTTTAAGATTTTCTAATCCCATCTTTTATCCTTGTTAGTGTTTTAACATGCTAAGAGCTTTCATCGTAGCTCTTACGACATTTGAGGAGTTGTTCGAACCTAGCGATTTGGTGAGGATATCTTTAACACCCGCAAGCTCTAAAACAGGGCGGACTGAACCGCCAGCGATAACACCGGTACCTTCGCTCGCCGGCTTAAGTAAAATTTTGCTCGCATTGTATTTAACTTCAATATCGTGAGTGATGGTAGAACCGTTTAAATTTACCTTGATAATATTTTTAAACGCATCGTCTACCGCTTTTTTAATCGCGTCGGGAACCTCTTTGGACTTACCAAAGCCAAAGCCTACCAAGCCGTTTCTATTGCCTACTACGATAAGAGCCGTAAACCTAAACCTTCTACCGCCTTTAACGACCTTCGTAACCCTACCGATATTGACGATTACCTCTTCGAATTCTTCTCTATTATACTTTTCCACAATCATTCCTTTGGGTTATAGTTTGATGCCGTTTTGGCGTAGCGACTCGGCAAAGCTTGCGATTACGCCGTGATACAAATAGCCATTGCGATCGAAAATCGCTTCAGAAATGCCTTTATCTTTTAGCTTGGAGGCTAAATCTTTAGCTAAGCTAGCCGCACCCTCTTTGTTCGCCTTTAAATTTAAAACCTTACCGCTGCTGGCGCACAAAGTCGCGCTCGCTGCGTCGTCGATAGCCTGAGCGTAGACCGTTCTATTGGATTTGAAAATAGAAATTCTAGGGCAAGATGCGACGCCTGAAATTTTAGCGCGAATTCTTCTTTTTCTCTTGATTCGTAAAGAGATCTTTCTTTTTAATACGTTCTGTGTCATTTCTCAACCCTTATTTCTTAGCTGTTTTTCCGGCTTTGCGGATGATATGCTCTTCAAGATACTTGATGCCTTTACCCTTATACGGCTCAGGCGGTCTGAATCCTCTGATCTCGGCTGCTACTTGACCTACTTGCTGCTTGTCGTCGCCTTTGATGGTTACGACGTTTTTATCTACGGAAATTTCGATTCCCTTTGGAGATTCAAAATTTATCGGATGCGAAAAGCCCAAATTTAGCTCAAGTACCTTGCCCTTCATCGCGGCTCTATAGCCGACGCCGTTGATTTCGAGCTGTTTTGAAAAGCCCTCGGTAAGACCAAGGACGATATTGTTGGCTAAAGCGCGGTATGTTCCCCAATACGCCCTGCTCTGTCTATCCTCGCCCTTAGGTGAGAATTCTATCTTTCCGTCTTCGATTTTTACATCGACATGACCTTTTAAATCAAGCTCTTTTTCGTTATTCGATTTTTTAAATTTTAACAACGAGCCGTCGATTTTGACCTCTAAGCCGTTTGGAATAGAGATCGGTTTTTTACCAATTCTTGACATAATTTTCCTTTTTATTTGTCTAGGGTATGTCTACTTTTACGAATGGATACCACAATGCCATAAAAAGTAGAAACTTCTTACCAGATCGTGCAAAGCACTTCGCCGCCGACGCCGGCTTTGTGCGCGTCGATACCGCTCATAACACCTTTGCTTGTGCTAACGACGACAGTTCCGTAGCCGTTTTTGAAGCGCTTGATCTCGTCTTTGCCTTGATATACACGGCGACCCGGAGTCGAAATTCTTTTAACTTCGTTTATCACGCTCCTGCCCTTTTCGTCGTATTTAAGCACTACGTTGATGATCTTTTTATTGTTTTCCTCTACTACGTTGTAGCTCTCGATATAGCCCTTCTCGGCTAAAATTTTAAGCATAGCCTCAACGACGTTTGAGTGAAAAAGCTTAGTCGTATCTAGCCTTCGCATCGCAGCATTTCTGATGCGAGTTAGTCCATCTGAAATAAGATCGTTAATCATCTCTTCTCCTTACCAGCTTGCTTTTTTTAGACCCGGGATCAAGCCCTCATTTGCCATCTTGCGAAGGCAAACGCGACAAATTCCAAAATCCTTATAAACGGAGTGCGGACGACCGCAAATTTGACATCTGGTATATGCGCGAGTGCTAAATTTAGCGGGGCGTTTCGCCTTGGCTACCATTGATTTTTTTGCCATATCATTTTCCTTTTGCAAAAGGCATGCCGAATAGTTCTAGCAATTTAAATGCCTCTTTATCGTTATTTGTAGTCGTTACAACGGTTATATTCATACCGTGAGTTCTTAAAATTTGATCGTATTCGACCTCAGGGAACATCAGCTGCTCTTGCAAACCGAAGTTATAATTGCCGCGTCCGTCAAAGCCCGTTCTAGGTAGTCCTCGGAAATCCTTAACTCTAGGAAGCGCGATAGAGATCAGTTTGTCTAGGAAGGCAAACATCTGCTCCTTTCGTAACGTAACCATTATACCTACCGGGAAACCTTCGCGCACTTTAAAGCCGGCAACCGATTTTTTTGCATTGACGATAAGCGCTTTTTGGCCTGCGATCAGCGAGATAGTATCGGCCATATTTTGAAGCACTTTTTGATCTTTGCTCGATTCGCCAGTTCCTACGCTGATAACGATCTTTTCAAGCGCCGGGATAAGCATAGGATTTTTTATATCAAATTCTTTCTGCAAAGCAGCTCTGATGGAATTAGCGTATTTATCTTTTAGTCTGCTCATAATCAACCCTCTACCAACGCAACGTTTGAAATATCCATAGGCATCTCTTTGCTTGTAAAGCCGCCTTGCGGATTTTGCTCGGTTGGTTTGATAGCCTTTTTAGCCATTTTACAACCCTCGACGATAACTTGAGCTTTTTTAGGAAACACGGCCTTAACGGTACCGGTTTTGCCCTTATCGTCACCTGCGATGATCTTTACTTGATCGCCCTTTTTAATCTTAAATTTTACTGCCATTATAAAACCTCCGGAGCCAGCGAAACGATCTTCATAAAACCGCCGTATCTGACCTCTCTACCGATAGGACCGAAAATACGAGTGCCGATCGGCTCTTTTTTTGAATCCAAAATAACGGCTGCGTTCTCATCAAATCTAATTAGCGAGCCGTTGCCTCTGTGCAACTCTTTAGTCGTACGAACGACTACGGCTTTTACTACTTGACCGCGCTTAATCTTGCCGTTAGGGAGCGCTTTTTTTACAGAGCAAACGATGATATCGCCGATTGTAGCGTATCTTCTTTTGCTGCCGCCCAAAACTTTAATACACATAAGTTCTTTTGCGCCACTATTATCAGCTACCGCAAGTCTGGTAAAACTCTGTATCATTATTCAACTCCTATTTTCAAAACCGCTTTTAAGCGAAACGATTTTCTAGCGCTTAGCGGTCTGCACTCGATCGCAGATATGGTGTCACCGATCTTTACGACGTTATTTTCATCATGGATCAGATATTTTTTAAACCTTTTTACGATCTTTCTATATCTAGGGTGCATAACCCTTCGCTCTACCAAAACGGTAGCTGTTTTATCGCCCGCCTTCTTTACGACTACGCCTTGAATTTCTCTTTTAAATGCCATAACCTATCCTTATTTCGCTTTAATAGCTGTATTGATTCTAGCGATATCTTTTTTGATAGCGCGAATCTCGTTAGGATTGCTTAGCTGCATAGTTTTTAGCTTTTGTCTAGCCGTAAATAAAAGCAACTTACTTTGTTTCAACATAGAATTTAGCTCAGCCAAATCTTTATCTTTCAAATCAGTATATTTCATTTTCGCTTTCCCTACTTACGATTTTCGTTTTAAAAGGTAGTTTATGAATTGAAAGCATAAGCGCCTCTTTAGCAATCTCTTCGCTAACGCCGGTCATCTCGAAAATGATCCTGCCCGGTTTTATATTCATTACCCACTCTTCTACGCCGCTCTTACCTTTACCCATACGAGTTTGTAGAGGCTTTTTGGTAAGCGGTTTATCTGGGAATACCTTAATCCAAATTTTAGCTTGACGATTTACGAAGCGTGTCATCGCGACACGAGCCGCTTCGATCTGGCGAGAATTTACCCTACCCGCCTCTACCGCTTTGATACCGAAATCGCCGAACGTCAAGGAATTTCCTCTCGTCGCGTAGCCGCGATTGCGACCTTTCATCATCTTGCGGTATTTTGTTCTTTTTGGCATCAACATAACTATTTACCTCTTCTTGGTCTGCGTGTTTTTTTAGGCGCATCATCGGTCTTTTCAGCCTGGATGCCTTTTTGTAAAATTTCACCCTTAAAGATCCAAACCTTAATGCCGATATTACCGTAGGTCGTATGCGCTTCGGCAAAGCCGTAATCGATCCTAGCCCTTAGAGTATGAAGCGGAACGCGTCCCTCCAAATACCATTCGGTTCTAGCCATCTCCGCACCGCCCAAGCGACCTGCGACGCAAATTTTAATTCCCTTTGCGCCTGCTTTTTGAGCGCCTTGGATGACTTTTTTCATAGCGCGGCGGAATGCAACGCGGCGCTCTAGCTGCATGGCTACGTTTTCTGCAGCCAAAAGTGCGTTCGAGCCTACTTTGCGCTCCTCTTTGATGTTGATGGCTATGTCTTTATTGACTAGCTTAACGACTTCGCTTCTTAAATTTTCGACCTCGCCGCCTTTTTTGCCGATGATAATACCCGGTCTTGCGGCTACGATCGTTACGCGAATTTTCTTAGCCGTTCTTTCGATAAGAATTTGGCTAATTCCAGCATAATAAAGCTTGGCTTTTAAAAATTTGCGAATCTTGTAATCCTCGCCGATACTCTCGGAAAGCGTCGCTTTAGAGGGGAACCATCTAGACTCCCAATTTCGATTAATTCCTAATCTTAAACCGATCGGATTTACTTTCTGTCCCATTTACGCTTCCTTCTTACTTGGTTTTGCTACTTCGACGATGATGTGCGAAGTAGGCTTGCGGATACGGCTAGCCGTACCTCTGGCGCGCGGACGAAATCTCTTAAGCACAGGACCCGCATCCACTCGGCAGCTTGTAACTACGACCTCTTCAGGCTCAAAGCCGCCGTTTGCAACCGCGCTTGAAATCGCCGTAGCGATATATTTCGCGCCGCGATTAGGGGTAAATTCCAAAGTAGCAAGGGCAAATTCCGCATTCATGCCTTGAATTTGCTTCGCTATAAGTCTTGCTTTTGTCGGCGAAAGACGAACAAATTTAATAGTTGATTTACTCATATTCTATCCTTACTTGCCGATCTTTTTCTGCACGGAGCCTTTGTGGCCTTTGAAAGTGCGCGTAGGAGCGAACTCGCCTAATTTATAACCGATATGATGCTCGGTGACGTAAACCGGGATAAAATTCTTTCCGTTATGAACGTTAAACGTAAGTCCGATCATCTCAGGCACGATCGTGCTTCGTCTCGACCAGGTCTTGATCGGTTTGTTATCGCCGGCTTTCTTTGCCGCAACGACTTTTTTCATTACGTGATCATCTACGAAAGGACCTTTTTTTAGCGATCTAGCCATTTTTATTTTCCTTTCCTTCTTGAAATTATAAGCTTATCGCTCGCTTTTTTATGGCGAGTTTTATAGCCCTTCGTCGGTTTGCCCCACGGAGTTACTGGATGGCGACCGGAGTTTTTCTTACCCTCGCCACCGCCGTGCGGGTGATCGACCGGATTCATCGCAGAACCTCTGGTTTGAGGACGGATACCTCTGTGGCGATTACGTCCGGCTTTACCGATGACGACGTTTGCCCACTCTTCGTTACCCACTACGCCGATACTGGCCATGCACTCTGCAAGCACTCTTCTCATCTCGCCGCTAGGCAGGCGTAAAATAACATATTTTTCCTCTTTACCCATAAGCTGAGCATAGCCTCCTGCGCTACGTGCCATTTGAGCACCTTTGCCAGGTTTTAACTCGATATTATGCAGAATAGTTCCCACAGGGATGTTTTTCATCTTCATCGCGTTGCCGGGTTTAATATCTAATCCACCCTCGGCAGCAGCTACTACATCGCCCACTTTAAGATCGTTAGGCTTGATAATGTAGCGCTTCTCGCCGTCTGCGTATGAGATCAGCGCGATACGGCAGTTGCGATTCGGATCGTATTCGATCGCCTCGACCTTGCCAGCAACGCCGAATTTATTTCGCTTAAAATCGACAATTCTATAAAGTTTAGCAGCCCCTGCTTGTTTATGGCGGCTAGTAATGCGACCGTTATTGTTCCTTCCGGCAGCGGCAGGAATTTTAACGAGCAAGCCTCTAACGCTAGCTTTTGCAGTAATATCCTCGCTGCTAAGCCCTGTCATAAATCTTCTACTTGGAGTATACGGTTTATAAGTTTTAATCGCCATTTTACGCCTCCACGCTTTCTAGGCTTACGCCTTCAGGTAGTTTGACGTAGAATTTTTTCACATCGTTTCTAGCGCCAGTTCTGCCTTTAAATCTTTTTACTTTGCCGTCCTGTCTTAAAGAATTTATCTTTAGCGGAGTAATCCCGAAATAGTTTTTTAAAACGCTCTTTAGTCCGTTTTTCGTA
It contains:
- the secY gene encoding preprotein translocase subunit SecY is translated as MNKSLRNKILITLGFLFAYRLLAYVPVPGVDVEVIKQFFQNNSNNAFGMFNMFSGNAAERFSVISLGIMPYITASIIMELLAATFPNLGKLKKERDGMQKYMQIIRYATIAIAMVQSIGVSIGLQGIHGQTGAPAIMAENTNEFVFISCISMLAGTMLLMWIGEQITQRGVGNGTSLIIFAGIVSAIPRAIGSTVNLVNTGEMNVLKLIAIVLIILATIGAILYVELGERRIPVSFSRKVLMANQNKRIMNYVPIKLNLSGVIPPIFASAILMFPTTILQASTNPIIQKIHDFLSPSNYFFNFLTFVLVIFFAYFYASIAFNSKDISENLKKQGGFIPGIRPGEGTASFLNEVASRLTFWGSIYLGLVTVIPWLLVKFMGVPFYFGGTSVLIVVSVALDTMRRIEAQIYMNKYQTLSAVGL
- the rplO gene encoding 50S ribosomal protein L15, with translation MGLENLKKAPGSTHATKRLGRGQGSGLGKTAGRGGKGQTARTGSHEKRGFEGGQQPIQRRLPKVGFTSKFEKPYVINVDKIEAIKDLSEITIESIKSVHKISNSVKKIKLIGVGAKALASKIKDENVKSSGQK
- the rpsE gene encoding 30S ribosomal protein S5, translated to MEKYNREEFEEVIVNIGRVTKVVKGGRRFRFTALIVVGNRNGLVGFGFGKSKEVPDAIKKAVDDAFKNIIKVNLNGSTITHDIEVKYNASKILLKPASEGTGVIAGGSVRPVLELAGVKDILTKSLGSNNSSNVVRATMKALSMLKH
- the rplR gene encoding 50S ribosomal protein L18 produces the protein MTQNVLKRKISLRIKRKRRIRAKISGVASCPRISIFKSNRTVYAQAIDDAASATLCASSGKVLNLKANKEGAASLAKDLASKLKDKGISEAIFDRNGYLYHGVIASFAESLRQNGIKL
- the rplF gene encoding 50S ribosomal protein L6; amino-acid sequence: MSRIGKKPISIPNGLEVKIDGSLLKFKKSNNEKELDLKGHVDVKIEDGKIEFSPKGEDRQSRAYWGTYRALANNIVLGLTEGFSKQLEINGVGYRAAMKGKVLELNLGFSHPINFESPKGIEISVDKNVVTIKGDDKQQVGQVAAEIRGFRPPEPYKGKGIKYLEEHIIRKAGKTAKK
- the rpsH gene encoding 30S ribosomal protein S8; protein product: MINDLISDGLTRIRNAAMRRLDTTKLFHSNVVEAMLKILAEKGYIESYNVVEENNKKIINVVLKYDEKGRSVINEVKRISTPGRRVYQGKDEIKRFKNGYGTVVVSTSKGVMSGIDAHKAGVGGEVLCTIW
- a CDS encoding type Z 30S ribosomal protein S14, yielding MAKKSMVAKAKRPAKFSTRAYTRCQICGRPHSVYKDFGICRVCLRKMANEGLIPGLKKASW
- the rplE gene encoding 50S ribosomal protein L5 yields the protein MSRLKDKYANSIRAALQKEFDIKNPMLIPALEKIVISVGTGESSKDQKVLQNMADTISLIAGQKALIVNAKKSVAGFKVREGFPVGIMVTLRKEQMFAFLDKLISIALPRVKDFRGLPRTGFDGRGNYNFGLQEQLMFPEVEYDQILRTHGMNITVVTTTNNDKEAFKLLELFGMPFAKGK
- a CDS encoding 50S ribosomal protein L24; translated protein: MAVKFKIKKGDQVKIIAGDDKGKTGTVKAVFPKKAQVIVEGCKMAKKAIKPTEQNPQGGFTSKEMPMDISNVALVEG
- the rplN gene encoding 50S ribosomal protein L14, whose protein sequence is MIQSFTRLAVADNSGAKELMCIKVLGGSKRRYATIGDIIVCSVKKALPNGKIKRGQVVKAVVVRTTKELHRGNGSLIRFDENAAVILDSKKEPIGTRIFGPIGREVRYGGFMKIVSLAPEVL
- the rpsQ gene encoding 30S ribosomal protein S17, with amino-acid sequence MAFKREIQGVVVKKAGDKTATVLVERRVMHPRYRKIVKRFKKYLIHDENNVVKIGDTISAIECRPLSARKSFRLKAVLKIGVE
- the rpmC gene encoding 50S ribosomal protein L29, which encodes MKYTDLKDKDLAELNSMLKQSKLLLFTARQKLKTMQLSNPNEIRAIKKDIARINTAIKAK
- the rplP gene encoding 50S ribosomal protein L16; protein product: MLMPKRTKYRKMMKGRNRGYATRGNSLTFGDFGIKAVEAGRVNSRQIEAARVAMTRFVNRQAKIWIKVFPDKPLTKKPLQTRMGKGKSGVEEWVMNIKPGRIIFEMTGVSEEIAKEALMLSIHKLPFKTKIVSRESENEIY
- the rpsC gene encoding 30S ribosomal protein S3 — translated: MGQKVNPIGLRLGINRNWESRWFPSKATLSESIGEDYKIRKFLKAKLYYAGISQILIERTAKKIRVTIVAARPGIIIGKKGGEVENLRSEVVKLVNKDIAINIKEERKVGSNALLAAENVAMQLERRVAFRRAMKKVIQGAQKAGAKGIKICVAGRLGGAEMARTEWYLEGRVPLHTLRARIDYGFAEAHTTYGNIGIKVWIFKGEILQKGIQAEKTDDAPKKTRRPRRGK
- the rpsS gene encoding 30S ribosomal protein S19; this translates as MARSLKKGPFVDDHVMKKVVAAKKAGDNKPIKTWSRRSTIVPEMIGLTFNVHNGKNFIPVYVTEHHIGYKLGEFAPTRTFKGHKGSVQKKIGK
- the rplB gene encoding 50S ribosomal protein L2; protein product: MAIKTYKPYTPSRRFMTGLSSEDITAKASVRGLLVKIPAAAGRNNNGRITSRHKQAGAAKLYRIVDFKRNKFGVAGKVEAIEYDPNRNCRIALISYADGEKRYIIKPNDLKVGDVVAAAEGGLDIKPGNAMKMKNIPVGTILHNIELKPGKGAQMARSAGGYAQLMGKEEKYVILRLPSGEMRRVLAECMASIGVVGNEEWANVVIGKAGRNRHRGIRPQTRGSAMNPVDHPHGGGEGKKNSGRHPVTPWGKPTKGYKTRHKKASDKLIISRRKGK
- a CDS encoding 50S ribosomal protein L23; its protein translation is MADITDIKTILYTEKSLGLQENGVVVIQTSPSVTKNGLKSVLKNYFGITPLKINSLRQDGKVKRFKGRTGARNDVKKFYVKLPEGVSLESVEA